From Bacillota bacterium, one genomic window encodes:
- a CDS encoding D-alanine--D-alanine ligase, which produces MVRRIGVLMGGLSAEREVSLRSGRAVCAALESRGYEVVPIDVDRDVAQTIRETGIELAFIALHGPLGEDGAVQGLLELLGIPYTGSGVLASALAMDKIATKKMLAHAGLPVPEFRKVEAGDAEGVRAAVAGLGLPVVVKPLAQGSSLGVYIVDREEDVGVRIADAAAYGGPRVLLEKFIAGPELTAAVLGNRDPWVLPLIEIVSATGKYDYESKYTPGLSEHLIPPRVPREVQERVSDLALRAYLALGCRGFARVDLIVPGDEAYILEINTIPGLTDVSLFPDAARAAGMSFADLVERLVLLAQER; this is translated from the coding sequence TTGGTGCGTAGGATTGGGGTGTTGATGGGCGGCTTGTCGGCGGAGCGGGAGGTCTCGCTGAGAAGCGGCCGGGCGGTTTGCGCCGCCCTGGAGTCCAGGGGATACGAAGTGGTACCGATCGACGTGGACCGGGACGTGGCCCAAACGATAAGGGAGACCGGGATTGAGTTGGCCTTTATCGCCCTGCACGGTCCGCTGGGTGAGGACGGAGCCGTCCAGGGGCTCCTGGAGTTGTTGGGCATTCCTTACACCGGTTCGGGGGTCCTGGCCAGCGCCCTGGCGATGGACAAAATCGCGACCAAGAAGATGCTGGCCCACGCCGGGCTGCCGGTGCCGGAATTCCGGAAAGTGGAGGCGGGAGACGCCGAAGGCGTCCGGGCGGCGGTCGCCGGACTGGGCCTGCCCGTGGTGGTCAAGCCGCTCGCACAGGGCTCCTCGCTCGGGGTGTACATCGTCGACCGGGAAGAGGACGTCGGCGTACGCATCGCGGACGCCGCCGCCTATGGGGGGCCGCGTGTTCTGCTCGAGAAGTTCATCGCCGGGCCGGAACTCACCGCGGCGGTGCTCGGCAACCGTGACCCGTGGGTGCTGCCCTTGATTGAAATTGTTTCGGCAACGGGAAAATACGACTATGAGTCCAAATACACCCCGGGCTTGAGTGAGCACCTGATCCCGCCGCGCGTGCCCCGGGAGGTCCAGGAACGGGTGTCGGACCTGGCGTTGAGAGCTTACCTGGCCCTCGGTTGCCGGGGATTTGCCCGGGTGGACCTGATCGTGCCGGGTGACGAGGCGTATATCCTGGAGATCAACACCATACCGGGTTTGACCGACGTCAGTCTGTTCCCCGATGCCGCGCGGGCGGCGGGAATGTCGTTCGCCGACCTCGTTGAGCGCTTGGTGCTGCTGGCCCAGGAAAGATAA
- a CDS encoding fumarate hydratase, producing MRTLDCKTVVEVTSRLCREANCVLEPDVVAALEMARREEISPTGKDVLGQLLENAQIAVREEIPLCQDTGIAVVFVEVGQDVRLVDGSLEEAVVRGVREGYEQGYLRKSVVADPLNRVNTGDNTPPVIHWRVVSGDRLKISVMPKGAGSENMSALKMLKPAEGLDGVKRFILETVSSAGPNPCPPLVVGVGLGGTLEKAALLAKEALLRPVGTKNPVAELAGLEESLRVLLNGLGIGPMGLGGRVTVLAVHILTYPTHIAMLPVAVNLNCHVVRHKTAVL from the coding sequence GTGCGCACCCTGGACTGCAAAACGGTCGTTGAAGTGACCTCCCGCCTCTGCCGGGAAGCAAACTGCGTGCTCGAACCGGACGTGGTCGCCGCCCTGGAAATGGCCCGCCGGGAAGAAATTTCGCCAACCGGAAAGGACGTCTTGGGACAGCTCCTCGAGAACGCCCAAATCGCGGTCCGTGAAGAAATACCGCTCTGTCAGGACACCGGTATCGCCGTGGTCTTTGTGGAGGTCGGCCAGGACGTGCGGCTTGTGGACGGCAGCCTGGAGGAAGCCGTGGTCCGCGGTGTGAGAGAGGGCTATGAGCAGGGTTACCTGCGCAAGTCGGTGGTGGCCGACCCGCTGAACCGGGTCAACACGGGCGACAATACCCCGCCGGTCATCCACTGGCGGGTGGTTTCCGGCGACCGCCTGAAGATCTCGGTGATGCCCAAGGGCGCAGGCAGTGAAAACATGAGCGCCCTGAAAATGCTCAAACCGGCCGAAGGGCTGGACGGGGTCAAGCGGTTCATCCTGGAGACGGTGTCGTCGGCCGGGCCCAATCCGTGTCCCCCGCTGGTGGTGGGTGTGGGTCTCGGGGGAACCCTGGAGAAGGCGGCTTTGCTGGCCAAGGAGGCGCTGCTGCGCCCGGTGGGGACCAAAAACCCCGTTGCTGAACTGGCCGGGCTGGAGGAAAGCCTGCGTGTTTTGCTAAACGGGTTGGGCATCGGCCCGATGGGGCTGGGGGGCCGCGTCACAGTCCTGGCCGTCCATATTCTGACCTATCCCACCCACATCGCCATGCTGCCGGTGGCGGTGAACCTGAACTGTCACGTGGTACGGCACAAGACGGCCGTACTCTAG
- a CDS encoding DUF3795 domain-containing protein — protein sequence MKTDYAIILQELAPCGLDCARCFGYAGGEIKALAAALLDRLGNFEPVASRLCGVVSALQDYARFQELLNMMAAASCPGCRAGGGRFPPCAAKTCFREQGVDFCYQCAEYPCERNQFDPDLLRRWRWMNDRMAKIGVEAYYHEQKKKPRY from the coding sequence GTGAAGACGGACTACGCCATCATTCTGCAGGAGTTGGCTCCTTGCGGTCTGGACTGCGCGCGCTGCTTCGGCTATGCCGGGGGCGAGATCAAGGCGTTGGCGGCCGCCCTCCTGGATCGCCTGGGCAACTTTGAGCCGGTGGCGTCCCGGCTGTGCGGAGTTGTCTCCGCCCTTCAGGATTATGCCCGGTTCCAGGAATTACTGAACATGATGGCCGCTGCCTCGTGTCCCGGCTGCCGGGCCGGGGGCGGCCGTTTTCCTCCCTGCGCCGCCAAGACCTGTTTTCGGGAGCAGGGCGTGGATTTTTGTTATCAATGTGCCGAGTACCCTTGTGAACGCAATCAATTCGATCCGGATTTGCTGCGGCGCTGGCGGTGGATGAACGACCGCATGGCTAAGATCGGCGTCGAGGCCTACTACCACGAGCAGAAGAAGAAACCGCGCTACTGA
- a CDS encoding endonuclease III domain-containing protein gives MREFLREVYERLYAHFGPRRWWPADSAFEVIVGAILTQQVSWKNVEKAIANLRAGNALSVRMILALPHVELGLLIRPTRYYNQKAQRLKDVCLMINEESGGDTMRFLQQEPGSLRRRLLAVRGIGRETADSILLYAAGRPVFVIDHYTHRILQRLGRAHGRESYDELQRLFEAHLPRDPALFNEYHALLVAHGHHLCLKTSPRCPECPLADLCAYAPQAAPKGGLPVRGPRPV, from the coding sequence TTGCGGGAGTTTCTGCGGGAAGTCTACGAACGGCTGTACGCGCACTTCGGGCCGCGGCGCTGGTGGCCGGCGGACTCGGCCTTTGAGGTGATTGTGGGCGCCATCCTGACCCAGCAGGTGTCCTGGAAGAACGTAGAAAAGGCGATTGCCAACTTAAGGGCCGGAAACGCCCTGTCGGTAAGGATGATTCTGGCCCTTCCGCATGTGGAGCTTGGTCTTTTGATCCGGCCCACCCGTTATTACAACCAGAAGGCCCAGCGGTTGAAAGATGTCTGCCTGATGATCAACGAGGAGTCCGGCGGGGACACCATGCGGTTTCTCCAACAGGAGCCCGGATCCTTGCGGCGGCGGCTGCTGGCGGTGCGGGGGATCGGGAGGGAAACCGCCGACTCGATCCTGCTCTACGCCGCGGGCCGGCCGGTGTTCGTAATTGACCACTACACGCACCGGATTCTGCAGCGCCTGGGGCGGGCCCACGGCCGCGAATCCTATGATGAATTGCAGCGCTTGTTTGAGGCCCATCTCCCGCGCGACCCGGCGCTTTTCAACGAGTATCACGCGCTGCTGGTGGCGCACGGACACCACCTCTGCCTGAAAACCAGCCCGCGCTGTCCGGAGTGCCCGCTGGCCGATCTCTGCGCGTACGCGCCTCAAGCCGCGCCGAAAGGCGGCCTGCCGGTCCGTGGCCCGCGGCCGGTTTAG
- a CDS encoding Fe-S-containing hydro-lyase → MSDPRRIILPLTDELVAELRAGDRVLLNGTLLTARDAAHIKLVALIEQGAPLPVDLYGQVVYYVGPSPARPGRVIGACGPTTSGRVDSYTPALLAQGLKGMIGKGFRSPEVIAALKEYRAVYFGAVGGAGALLSRCVRAARVVAYPELGPEAVHELVVVDFPAIVINDIYGGDLYREGRRQYAVND, encoded by the coding sequence GTGTCCGATCCCAGACGCATCATTCTCCCGTTGACCGATGAACTGGTGGCCGAGTTGCGGGCCGGTGACCGGGTGCTCTTAAACGGCACGTTGTTGACGGCGCGGGACGCGGCCCATATAAAGCTGGTGGCGCTGATTGAACAGGGTGCTCCGTTGCCCGTGGATTTGTACGGCCAGGTGGTGTACTACGTTGGACCGTCGCCGGCCCGTCCGGGCCGGGTGATCGGCGCCTGCGGTCCCACCACGTCCGGGCGCGTGGATTCCTACACGCCCGCTTTACTGGCCCAGGGCCTGAAAGGCATGATCGGCAAAGGCTTCCGTTCGCCGGAGGTGATCGCCGCCTTAAAGGAGTACCGCGCGGTTTACTTTGGGGCGGTGGGCGGCGCCGGTGCCCTGCTTTCCAGATGCGTGCGGGCGGCACGGGTGGTCGCCTATCCGGAACTGGGGCCGGAGGCCGTGCACGAGCTGGTCGTCGTGGACTTCCCGGCGATCGTGATCAACGACATATATGGCGGTGACCTGTACCGCGAGGGACGCCGGCAATACGCGGTCAACGATTGA
- a CDS encoding tetratricopeptide repeat protein: protein MRWVLIRNPWTRAKKSIRRANVWHQSSRALRRLGAERTAAHLLERALEAQPDRGELHLDAARYCLKSGQLEKAAWHCRRANLLIDENFIQWLERACREDDGAVIGDRLVALGALGNWYFQTGDFDKAVDFYSRALSGGRIDATVLNNKGLCLLQLGRNQEALPLFQQALAQKATPEILVNCGLALNRLKRYAEALSCYERAQRKNHSSLELLINKGYTLFHLKRYDEAVLCFELAQAVTPQDTVVLNNLAACYLKVGRFDAASSSYRTALEGAPHDAALHNNYGLCLERQQQYAEALNHYERALALDEKERETFLANKAQCLVRLGRHEEAAVICDSLLQGAPENRLYWGLKADVLAAAGAADEAVDYYNRALGLTG from the coding sequence ATGCGTTGGGTATTGATAAGGAATCCGTGGACGCGGGCCAAGAAAAGCATCCGGCGTGCCAACGTCTGGCACCAGTCCAGCCGGGCGCTAAGGCGCTTGGGCGCGGAGCGGACGGCGGCGCACCTGCTTGAGCGGGCACTGGAGGCCCAGCCGGACCGAGGGGAATTGCACCTGGACGCCGCCCGCTACTGCTTGAAGTCCGGACAGTTGGAAAAGGCGGCTTGGCACTGCCGACGGGCCAACCTGCTGATTGACGAGAACTTCATCCAGTGGCTGGAACGCGCCTGCCGGGAGGACGACGGGGCCGTGATCGGGGATCGTTTGGTGGCTCTCGGGGCGCTGGGAAACTGGTATTTTCAGACCGGTGACTTCGACAAGGCGGTTGATTTTTACTCCCGGGCGCTCAGTGGGGGGCGGATCGACGCCACGGTGCTGAACAACAAGGGTCTTTGCCTGCTCCAGTTGGGCCGGAACCAGGAGGCGTTGCCTTTGTTTCAACAGGCCCTGGCCCAAAAAGCGACACCCGAGATCCTGGTGAATTGCGGGTTGGCTTTAAACCGCTTGAAACGCTATGCGGAAGCCTTGAGTTGCTACGAGAGGGCGCAGCGCAAAAACCACTCCTCTTTGGAGCTGTTGATTAACAAGGGATACACGTTGTTCCACCTGAAGCGCTACGACGAGGCCGTTCTTTGCTTCGAGTTGGCCCAAGCCGTAACCCCTCAAGATACCGTTGTTTTGAACAACCTGGCGGCCTGCTACCTGAAGGTGGGCCGGTTTGACGCCGCCTCCTCCTCCTACCGTACCGCGCTTGAGGGCGCACCGCACGATGCGGCCTTGCACAACAATTACGGGCTTTGCCTGGAGCGGCAGCAGCAGTATGCGGAGGCGCTGAATCATTACGAGCGTGCTCTCGCCTTGGACGAAAAGGAGCGGGAGACCTTTTTGGCAAACAAGGCCCAGTGCCTGGTCCGGCTCGGCCGCCATGAAGAGGCCGCCGTCATTTGCGATTCGTTGTTGCAGGGCGCTCCCGAGAATCGTCTTTACTGGGGTCTGAAGGCCGACGTGCTCGCCGCCGCGGGCGCCGCAGACGAGGCGGTCGATTACTACAACCGGGCCCTCGGGCTTACCGGTTAG
- a CDS encoding recombinase family protein, translating into MTAIVYARRTKPSTDAFSLDSQIIECKDYALRVGCTEVEVFTDEGLSGWTLDRPGLQAALARIEEGGVSYFIFFELDCLARRLRDQMLLIKTLEDMGLQVAGVRTPIPHPVSLICLPQGYQSGYKIN; encoded by the coding sequence ATGACGGCCATTGTGTATGCCCGTCGGACCAAACCCTCAACGGATGCATTTTCTTTGGACTCCCAGATCATCGAATGTAAAGACTACGCGTTGAGAGTAGGCTGCACGGAAGTGGAGGTCTTCACCGATGAGGGCCTGTCAGGTTGGACTTTGGATCGTCCGGGCCTTCAGGCGGCCTTGGCCCGGATTGAGGAAGGCGGCGTATCGTATTTCATTTTTTTTGAGTTGGATTGTCTTGCCCGAAGACTCCGGGACCAGATGCTCTTGATCAAGACCCTGGAAGATATGGGACTGCAGGTCGCAGGGGTCCGGACGCCCATTCCCCATCCCGTTTCGCTGATTTGTCTCCCGCAGGGCTATCAGAGCGGCTACAAAATTAACTAG
- a CDS encoding VWA-like domain-containing protein, with protein MVVNEMLFRHGYHEAADNPVTAPVVREMLWARNVPISVEELRRASSDEVYCLLVDCSGSITQRALAQFVAEVWALSRLFRCELRVLPWDAAVYPEIKMHTPGQVQARVHSGLRGGGGTVLAPALGHLQRRMRTQDVVVIISDGHIGDLKNAETQKLYQTVSRKAAGLIFLTSDRRPHLPHTRIIHFH; from the coding sequence ATGGTGGTCAACGAAATGCTCTTCCGGCACGGCTATCACGAGGCCGCCGACAACCCGGTGACCGCTCCCGTGGTCCGGGAAATGCTGTGGGCCCGGAACGTGCCCATCAGCGTCGAGGAACTGCGCCGCGCCTCCAGCGATGAGGTTTACTGCCTCCTGGTGGACTGTTCCGGTTCAATCACCCAAAGGGCGCTGGCCCAGTTCGTGGCAGAGGTCTGGGCCCTTTCCCGGCTCTTCCGGTGCGAATTGCGGGTGTTGCCCTGGGATGCCGCAGTCTATCCGGAAATCAAGATGCATACTCCGGGGCAGGTGCAAGCGCGGGTTCACTCGGGGCTTCGGGGCGGGGGCGGCACCGTGCTGGCCCCGGCCCTGGGCCATCTGCAGCGGCGGATGCGGACCCAGGACGTGGTGGTGATTATCTCGGACGGCCATATCGGCGACCTTAAAAACGCCGAAACCCAAAAGCTCTACCAGACGGTGTCCAGAAAGGCCGCCGGCCTGATCTTTTTGACCAGCGACCGCCGGCCGCATCTCCCGCACACCCGGATCATCCACTTCCACTAA
- a CDS encoding metallophosphoesterase family protein, whose protein sequence is MTLRGYIARISGKLTGRGWRLTAVELFAVVVGAVLFVTVFGPAVYDVQGVSFRGELRPALNGRTVLEIPPVGSLTADTHSTPVEIHITVQGVRPDILGRQLYPQVDSNLINNFEAKSQQSLTAFAARQAAAGALGAVVVFWALARPPWTRLIRAGVSGTLLIALILGLTLHTYDRSVFREPEYHGLIAAAPRVMHTADQLLDKLQDFQDKTDLLVNNIQILAGQVDRLFLLETTSEESTRRVLVIADIHNNPVGLDFTQALVHHFQVDMVLDAGDLTDFGSPLEAQAAAKPAGLGVPYVFAPGNHDSTGVIDFVRGLPNGRVLNGKVEDVQGLKILGSPDPWAYGDAVTAADADEERLLLQEQIDQLRDELDRAETKPDILLVHHPDVARAFAGEIPILISGHTHRTIFENLEGSWHVNPGSTGAAGLRGLQSASEIPYAAVIIHFDGTDRTPVVADFITHHSLSGRFTVERRLMGPPDTENGTAIQGLPARPAAHTGP, encoded by the coding sequence TTGACCTTGCGCGGGTACATAGCCCGGATTTCCGGCAAACTCACCGGTCGCGGGTGGCGCCTGACCGCCGTCGAACTGTTCGCCGTTGTTGTTGGGGCGGTCCTCTTCGTGACCGTTTTCGGCCCGGCGGTGTACGATGTGCAGGGCGTCTCCTTTCGGGGCGAGCTGCGTCCGGCCCTGAACGGACGGACGGTGCTGGAGATTCCGCCGGTGGGCAGCCTGACCGCCGACACGCACTCCACCCCGGTCGAGATCCATATCACCGTCCAGGGTGTGCGGCCGGACATTCTCGGCCGGCAACTGTATCCCCAGGTGGATTCAAACCTGATCAATAACTTTGAGGCCAAATCCCAGCAGTCGCTGACGGCTTTCGCCGCCCGGCAGGCCGCCGCAGGGGCCCTGGGGGCGGTTGTCGTCTTTTGGGCCCTCGCCCGCCCCCCATGGACCCGCCTCATCCGGGCCGGAGTCTCCGGCACCCTGCTCATCGCGCTCATCCTGGGCTTGACCCTGCACACCTATGACCGGTCGGTCTTCCGGGAACCGGAGTATCACGGATTGATCGCCGCCGCGCCGCGGGTCATGCACACCGCCGACCAATTGCTCGACAAACTGCAGGACTTCCAGGACAAAACCGACCTCTTGGTAAACAACATCCAGATCCTGGCCGGACAGGTGGACCGCCTGTTCCTCCTGGAAACCACCAGCGAGGAAAGCACCCGGCGGGTGCTGGTGATCGCCGACATCCACAACAACCCGGTCGGTCTCGACTTCACCCAGGCCCTGGTGCACCACTTCCAGGTGGACATGGTCCTCGATGCCGGAGACCTGACCGATTTCGGCTCGCCGCTCGAGGCGCAGGCGGCGGCCAAACCGGCCGGCTTGGGCGTGCCTTACGTCTTCGCCCCAGGCAACCACGATTCGACCGGGGTCATAGATTTCGTGCGGGGCCTGCCCAACGGGCGGGTGCTGAACGGCAAGGTCGAGGACGTCCAGGGCCTCAAGATATTGGGCTCTCCCGACCCCTGGGCGTACGGCGACGCGGTGACGGCCGCGGACGCCGACGAGGAGCGCCTGCTTTTGCAGGAACAGATCGACCAGTTGCGCGACGAACTCGACCGGGCGGAGACGAAGCCGGACATCCTGCTCGTGCACCACCCGGACGTGGCCCGGGCTTTCGCCGGCGAGATACCGATCCTGATCAGCGGCCATACCCACCGGACCATCTTCGAGAACCTGGAAGGCTCCTGGCACGTCAATCCGGGCAGCACCGGCGCCGCCGGCCTGCGCGGGCTGCAGTCCGCCTCGGAGATTCCCTACGCGGCCGTAATCATCCACTTCGACGGCACCGACCGCACTCCGGTAGTGGCCGACTTCATCACCCACCACTCCCTGTCGGGCCGCTTTACGGTGGAACGGCGGCTGATGGGCCCACCCGACACCGAAAACGGCACCGCCATCCAAGGGCTGCCGGCCCGCCCGGCCGCCCATACCGGCCCGTAA
- the deoC gene encoding deoxyribose-phosphate aldolase, whose amino-acid sequence MRSLCREAREFGFGAVCVNPCFVSLAARELDGSGIKVCTVIGFPLGANAIETKVTEARLAAADGAREIDVVLNIGALKEGDSKYLMSEADRVIEGARDLDREIVVKLIAETGFLNEDQKLLACWVATGSGADYVKNGTGYGPTGAQLDDIGFLRKSVGPHFGVKAAGGIRDLKTALAFLEAGADRLGTSAGRRIMRDWPAG is encoded by the coding sequence GTGCGCAGCTTGTGCCGCGAAGCGCGCGAGTTCGGTTTCGGAGCGGTGTGCGTGAATCCTTGCTTTGTGTCCCTGGCCGCCCGGGAGTTGGACGGGTCCGGGATCAAGGTGTGCACCGTGATCGGGTTTCCGCTGGGCGCAAACGCCATTGAAACCAAGGTGACCGAAGCCCGCCTGGCGGCCGCCGACGGTGCCCGGGAGATCGACGTCGTGCTGAACATCGGCGCCTTAAAGGAGGGTGACTCCAAATACCTGATGTCCGAAGCCGATAGGGTCATCGAGGGCGCGCGGGATTTGGACCGGGAAATCGTGGTCAAACTCATCGCGGAGACCGGGTTTTTAAACGAGGACCAGAAGCTGCTGGCCTGTTGGGTGGCCACGGGTTCGGGTGCGGACTACGTCAAAAACGGCACCGGCTATGGGCCCACCGGAGCCCAACTGGACGATATCGGTTTCCTGAGAAAGTCTGTCGGTCCGCATTTCGGCGTCAAGGCCGCCGGAGGAATCCGGGACCTGAAGACGGCGCTGGCGTTCCTGGAAGCCGGAGCCGACCGTTTGGGGACAAGCGCCGGCAGGCGGATAATGCGGGATTGGCCGGCCGGATGA